A region of Sulfuricella denitrificans skB26 DNA encodes the following proteins:
- a CDS encoding outer membrane protein assembly factor BamE encodes MKSVLRALAAISILLLVACSVTEKVGEKLTPYKIDIQQGNVVTQEMVAKLKPGMTKAQVRFVLGTPLITDAFHASRWDYVYRYQKAGKLTEERKLALFFDQELLQRVEGDVVAASPVTEEKNAPVTTGEPAKAAEQSAQGTAPTKEEKGFFGRMIEKIGF; translated from the coding sequence ATGAAATCCGTTCTGCGGGCACTTGCTGCCATCTCCATTCTGCTCCTTGTCGCCTGTTCTGTGACCGAAAAGGTTGGCGAAAAGCTTACGCCCTACAAAATCGACATCCAGCAGGGTAATGTCGTCACTCAGGAAATGGTGGCGAAGCTCAAGCCCGGCATGACCAAGGCCCAAGTACGCTTTGTCCTGGGTACTCCGCTCATTACGGATGCATTTCATGCCAGTCGATGGGATTACGTTTACCGCTACCAGAAAGCCGGCAAGCTGACGGAGGAGCGGAAGCTGGCGCTGTTCTTCGATCAGGAATTGCTGCAACGCGTCGAAGGAGACGTGGTGGCGGCCAGCCCGGTAACGGAAGAGAAGAATGCTCCGGTGACAACCGGAGAGCCTGCCAAGGCTGCGGAGCAGTCGGCGCAGGGCACGGCACCGACGAAGGAAGAAAAAGGCTTTTTCGGGCGCATGATCGAAAAAATAGGATTCTGA
- a CDS encoding NAD kinase: MSQLFKTIALIGKYNSPEIGDSLLRLAKFLVEQEHTVLLERQTAESTGVTDYPLADLEQIGEQADLAVVLGGDGTMLNIARSLYTFGVPLVGINQGRLGFLTDVSVDTMLETMAEILAGDYLSEARFLLNVTIRRQGENVYEACAFNDAVVSKGATARLIELEIFVDGQFVYSQRSDGMIISTPTGSTAYALSSGGPILHPTLEAVVLVPICPHTLSNRPIAVNSESTIELLLLHADDARVHFDGQRHFDLKENDWVIVRRSKQMVRLLHPFGHSYYDMLRQKLHWGEKL; this comes from the coding sequence ATGAGTCAGCTCTTCAAAACCATTGCCCTGATAGGCAAATACAATAGCCCTGAGATCGGTGATTCACTGCTGCGCCTGGCCAAGTTTCTCGTCGAACAGGAACACACCGTTCTGCTGGAACGGCAGACGGCAGAAAGCACCGGCGTCACCGACTACCCCCTGGCAGATCTGGAGCAGATCGGGGAGCAGGCCGATCTGGCTGTAGTGCTCGGTGGTGACGGTACTATGCTGAATATCGCCCGTTCCCTGTACACTTTCGGTGTGCCGCTGGTCGGCATCAACCAGGGTCGGCTCGGTTTTTTGACCGACGTTTCAGTCGATACCATGCTGGAAACCATGGCGGAAATCCTCGCCGGCGATTACCTCAGTGAAGCGCGCTTTCTGCTAAACGTGACCATCCGCCGCCAAGGGGAGAACGTCTATGAAGCCTGCGCTTTCAACGACGCAGTGGTCAGCAAAGGCGCAACGGCGCGCCTGATTGAACTGGAAATATTCGTCGACGGCCAGTTCGTTTACAGCCAGCGCTCCGATGGCATGATTATTTCCACCCCGACCGGTTCCACAGCTTATGCGCTGTCTTCCGGCGGACCGATTCTGCACCCTACTCTGGAAGCGGTGGTGCTCGTGCCGATCTGCCCGCATACCCTGAGCAACCGGCCGATCGCGGTGAACAGTGAAAGTACCATTGAACTCCTGCTGCTTCATGCCGACGACGCGCGCGTGCATTTCGACGGTCAGCGTCATTTCGATTTGAAGGAAAACGACTGGGTGATCGTGCGCCGTTCCAAGCAGATGGTGCGCCTGCTCCACCCCTTCGGTCACAGCTACTACGACATGCTGCGCCAGAAGTTGCACTGGGGGGAGAAGCTATAG
- the hrcA gene encoding heat-inducible transcriptional repressor HrcA: protein MIDKRAQILLKTLVERYISEGQPIGSRTLSKFSGLDLSPATIRNIMADLEEMGYIISPHTSSGRIPTPLGYRFFVDSLLTVQPLGAVEVHQLENQLHPSDPQKLIASASQLLSDLTQFAGIVMAPKRRSIGFRHIEFVNLSEKRILLILVTTDDNVQNRIIVSEKSYSASELTRAANFINQHYAGCTLEEVRSRMQVELKQLHHDMTTLMTLAMEAGGAASNEGADSYVLSGERKLLHVQDLSSNMASLRRLFDAFDQKTTLLQLLDISQHAQGVQIFIGGESGRMPLDECSLVTAPYEVNGQVVGTVGVIGPTRMAYERIIPIVDVTAKLLSSALSYH from the coding sequence ATGATCGACAAACGCGCGCAAATCCTGCTTAAAACCTTGGTGGAACGCTATATCAGCGAAGGCCAGCCCATCGGCTCCCGGACTCTGTCGAAGTTCTCCGGCCTGGATCTGAGCCCGGCCACCATCCGTAACATCATGGCCGATCTGGAAGAAATGGGTTATATCATCAGCCCGCACACTTCTTCCGGCCGCATACCCACTCCGCTTGGCTATCGCTTCTTCGTCGACTCCCTGCTCACCGTGCAACCGCTCGGCGCGGTCGAAGTGCATCAACTGGAAAACCAGCTTCACCCCAGCGATCCGCAGAAGCTGATCGCTTCCGCCTCGCAACTGCTATCCGACCTGACCCAGTTCGCCGGCATCGTGATGGCGCCGAAGCGCCGCAGCATCGGCTTCCGCCATATCGAATTCGTGAATCTTTCTGAAAAACGCATACTTTTGATCCTGGTCACTACCGACGACAACGTGCAAAACCGCATTATTGTCAGCGAGAAATCCTATTCCGCCTCGGAGCTGACCCGGGCGGCCAACTTCATCAACCAGCACTACGCCGGCTGCACCCTGGAAGAGGTGCGCAGCAGAATGCAGGTCGAACTGAAACAGTTGCACCACGACATGACCACGCTCATGACGCTGGCGATGGAGGCCGGCGGCGCTGCATCGAACGAAGGCGCCGACAGTTACGTACTTTCTGGCGAACGCAAGCTGCTGCATGTGCAGGACCTGTCTTCCAACATGGCGTCCTTGCGCCGGTTGTTCGATGCCTTCGATCAGAAAACCACCCTGCTGCAGCTTCTGGACATCAGCCAGCACGCCCAGGGCGTACAGATATTCATCGGCGGCGAATCCGGCCGCATGCCGCTAGACGAATGCAGCCTGGTGACCGCACCCTATGAGGTGAACGGCCAAGTCGTCGGCACCGTCGGCGTAATCGGCCCAACCCGGATGGCCTACGAACGTATCATTCCGATCGTAGACGTCACCGCCAAGCTGCTGTCCAGCGCGCTTTCCTACCACTGA
- the fur gene encoding ferric iron uptake transcriptional regulator: MGDSQDLKNAGLKATTPRLKILNLFEASDVRHLTAEDVYKILLADNEDVGLATVYRVLTQFEQAGLLIRHHFEGDRAVFELNQGKHHDHLVCLQCGKVEEFYDPEIEKRQDKVAKERGFVVREHSLYLFADCTKQKCPNKT, encoded by the coding sequence ATGGGTGACTCGCAGGACCTGAAAAACGCCGGGCTCAAAGCCACCACCCCCCGACTGAAAATCCTCAACTTGTTTGAAGCCAGCGACGTGCGCCATCTCACCGCCGAGGACGTGTACAAGATTCTGCTGGCGGACAACGAGGACGTAGGTCTGGCCACGGTATACCGGGTACTGACTCAGTTCGAGCAGGCAGGGCTGCTGATCCGCCACCATTTCGAGGGCGACAGGGCGGTATTCGAACTCAACCAGGGCAAACATCACGACCATCTGGTCTGCCTGCAATGCGGCAAAGTGGAAGAGTTTTACGACCCGGAAATCGAGAAACGCCAGGACAAGGTCGCCAAAGAACGTGGCTTCGTAGTCCGCGAGCACTCGCTGTATCTGTTTGCCGACTGCACCAAGCAGAAATGCCCGAACAAGACCTGA
- a CDS encoding cytochrome C oxidase subunit IV family protein, whose translation MTHKRLIDLLWLLLVALTLAGSYLGETTKPGLAITLIIALTVAIKGRIIVDHFMELKTANRMIRNLMRAYFYVLPLVIVLTTLFGDWLARLTTL comes from the coding sequence ATGACGCACAAGCGACTCATAGATCTGCTCTGGCTCCTGCTGGTGGCATTAACGCTGGCTGGATCTTACCTTGGAGAAACCACTAAACCGGGACTCGCCATCACGCTGATCATTGCCCTGACCGTGGCGATCAAAGGACGAATAATAGTCGATCATTTCATGGAATTGAAAACAGCGAACCGCATGATACGCAACCTGATGCGCGCCTATTTCTACGTGCTGCCGCTGGTAATCGTACTCACCACCCTGTTCGGCGACTGGCTTGCCAGGCTAACGACACTATAA
- the recN gene encoding DNA repair protein RecN, with the protein MLLTLNIRDFVIVDRLELEFQPGFTVLTGETGAGKSILIDALSLALGERADAGVVRAGADRAEIVAEFDIRALPHLQSWLDEHELGGDPGICLMRRVVDAGGRSRSFINGRSATLQQLRETGEFLVDIHGQHAHQSLLKAAAQRELLDAYAGLGPQAKEIAAAWKEWQMLKKARLEREKNAAAYAEELERLEWQVKELATLNFSSPEWEELQAEHGRLTHAASLMEGAQYGLEVLSENDVACLAQVNGVIARLNNLIEYDAGLKEVLELLEPAEVQLREAAYSLRHYQQRLDLDPERLAQCEQRLGDVHDAARKYRVGPDQLPELLAEKSSRLDALRGFDNGGDEAQREQTAQEQYLDLAGKLSAVRKKAAQELGGKVSAAMQSLAMTGGYFEIALTEFEGNAHGLEEIEFQVSAHSSLPPKPLAKVASGGELSRISLAIQVITSKVSLVPTLIFDEVDVGIGGGVAEIVGQLLKQLGAERQVLCVTHLPQVAAQGNHHWQVSKNTCDGSVVSSIQELEQEARIDEVARMLGGVDITDTTRKHAAEMLGV; encoded by the coding sequence ATGCTTCTGACCCTCAACATCCGCGATTTCGTCATCGTAGACCGCCTAGAGCTGGAATTTCAGCCCGGCTTCACCGTGCTTACCGGCGAAACCGGAGCAGGTAAATCGATACTGATCGACGCGCTGTCGTTGGCATTGGGCGAACGTGCCGATGCCGGGGTGGTGCGCGCCGGTGCGGATCGTGCCGAGATCGTGGCCGAATTCGATATTCGTGCCCTTCCTCATCTTCAATCCTGGCTGGACGAGCATGAGCTCGGCGGTGATCCCGGTATATGCCTGATGCGTCGCGTGGTGGATGCCGGTGGACGCTCGCGCTCCTTCATCAACGGCCGTTCCGCTACGTTGCAGCAATTGCGCGAGACTGGCGAATTCCTGGTCGACATTCACGGTCAGCACGCCCATCAATCCCTGCTCAAGGCGGCTGCCCAGCGTGAGTTGCTCGACGCCTACGCCGGTCTGGGGCCTCAGGCCAAGGAAATTGCAGCAGCCTGGAAGGAATGGCAGATGCTGAAGAAGGCGCGGCTGGAGCGGGAAAAAAATGCTGCCGCCTATGCCGAAGAGCTGGAGCGCCTGGAATGGCAGGTGAAAGAGTTGGCGACGCTGAATTTTTCCAGTCCGGAATGGGAAGAATTGCAAGCCGAACATGGCCGGCTGACTCACGCCGCCAGCCTGATGGAAGGTGCGCAGTATGGGCTGGAAGTGTTGTCGGAGAATGACGTAGCTTGCCTGGCTCAGGTCAATGGCGTGATTGCGCGCCTCAACAACCTGATCGAGTACGATGCCGGGCTGAAGGAGGTGCTGGAACTGCTGGAACCGGCCGAAGTGCAGCTGCGCGAAGCCGCCTACAGCCTGCGTCATTATCAGCAGCGCCTGGATCTCGACCCGGAGCGGCTCGCCCAGTGTGAGCAACGGCTGGGGGATGTTCATGATGCCGCGCGCAAATACCGTGTCGGCCCGGATCAGCTGCCTGAGCTGCTGGCCGAGAAGAGCAGTCGCCTGGATGCGCTGCGCGGCTTCGACAACGGTGGTGACGAGGCTCAGCGCGAACAGACGGCTCAGGAGCAATATCTCGATCTGGCCGGCAAGCTGAGCGCGGTCAGGAAAAAGGCGGCTCAGGAACTGGGCGGGAAGGTTAGCGCCGCGATGCAGTCTCTCGCCATGACGGGCGGATATTTCGAGATTGCGCTGACCGAATTTGAAGGTAATGCGCACGGCCTCGAAGAAATCGAGTTCCAGGTCAGCGCCCACAGCAGCCTGCCGCCCAAGCCATTGGCCAAGGTGGCTTCCGGCGGCGAGCTGTCGCGCATCAGCCTGGCCATCCAGGTTATTACCAGCAAGGTATCGCTGGTGCCTACCCTGATCTTCGATGAGGTGGATGTCGGTATCGGCGGCGGCGTGGCGGAAATCGTCGGTCAGTTACTCAAACAGCTTGGCGCCGAGCGCCAGGTGCTGTGCGTCACTCACCTGCCCCAAGTGGCGGCGCAGGGCAACCATCACTGGCAGGTCAGCAAGAATACTTGCGACGGCAGCGTGGTGAGCAGTATCCAGGAACTGGAGCAGGAAGCGCGCATCGATGAGGTTGCGCGCATGCTGGGTGGGGTGGACATTACCGACACCACCCGCAAACACGCAGCAGAGATGCTAGGAGTTTAA
- a CDS encoding cytochrome c oxidase subunit 3 family protein, translating to MLLTATRSEQDPAEGRIPGNKGIWAGILSEMTEFALLFGVYFIARAHFPEDFRAGPLQLSLFAGTLNTILMISGSYFVANAVIAMRQNRPEISLRWLILVLLAACGYFVTKYFEFRWNVGHGVTGRTGIFFTVYYYLTFTHMVHVLWGIMGLLWVMARTKTGAYSPQDHEGMEAFASYWHATDLVWLIIFPLLYLLH from the coding sequence GTGTTACTGACCGCTACCCGCTCCGAGCAAGACCCCGCAGAAGGCCGCATTCCCGGCAATAAAGGCATCTGGGCCGGCATCCTGAGCGAAATGACCGAGTTCGCCCTGCTGTTTGGCGTCTACTTCATCGCCCGCGCCCACTTCCCGGAAGACTTCCGTGCAGGCCCACTGCAACTAAGCCTTTTCGCAGGCACCTTGAATACAATTTTAATGATCTCCGGCAGCTATTTCGTCGCCAACGCGGTGATCGCGATGCGGCAGAATCGCCCGGAAATCAGCCTGCGTTGGCTGATTCTGGTCCTGCTGGCCGCCTGCGGATACTTCGTCACCAAGTATTTCGAGTTCCGCTGGAACGTCGGCCACGGCGTCACCGGGCGCACCGGCATTTTCTTCACCGTCTACTATTACCTGACCTTTACCCATATGGTGCATGTTTTGTGGGGCATCATGGGGCTGCTGTGGGTGATGGCGCGCACCAAAACGGGAGCCTACAGTCCGCAAGACCACGAAGGCATGGAGGCATTCGCCTCCTACTGGCACGCCACCGATCTGGTGTGGCTAATCATCTTCCCGCTGCTTTACCTGCTGCACTGA
- a CDS encoding putative bifunctional diguanylate cyclase/phosphodiesterase, whose translation MIGIMLIGLSSYAAFYQREASQKQALIEGYYLDKLPRLESEWQTEAEQIKARIEFSRILENTADLRWAKLNALLNAQWEFIEFSNLLILDGQGKVLFRFGTEAHALNNIAVLSSGWLYASDRGEFYQVFQRPLWLGQGGQGSLLLLKSINNAVLKKLEIPETHLHLKFDSALLASSSALPKGATPFDSSVFSGINPHYVETALSWPGSDKLQLVIQREIHASFPLPDFLLRPVLAVVFVAILLWLGLGRWLQSTVLRVESVSAAASRFADSGRLRLAESELEPAQSRKDEIGDLALSLQSLMQIVDTREHEQKAYLGTLALLEEAVLELDCDGRIQRASPGWSTLAHCDDAVGRKLDEFIHVEDLEALHTQCDSLIRGMKSHIGMRLRLGEIDGLMHNSWLECRFVSYWDESGKVAGLRGVLRDVTQTYLQEKQISHMALHDALTGLPNRVLLEDRFKVALRLASRTVHKVGVCFIDLDHFKNINDTLGHKVGDRLLQAFSEVLNTQLRAGDTLARWGGDEFVLLLPDMQSEDSVRETINKVREVMQSPLNVDGADLSVTFSMGVVIYPDDGEEVETLFSEADRAMFYAKSQGRNQVCFFRDMTSQGIGKKELYIQNRLVNAVNSQRIQAWYQPIIEASTGACSGVEVLARWHDDELGWIGPATFIPIAESIGLIRELGQQVWLASLAAAESWQRQGLTLSIAVNLSKRQLFTPYFTEKLLEEVSKHQLSPGSIILEVTESVALLDVEHAAERLQELQEAGFRIAIDDFGTGYSSLSQLHEMHVDELKIDISFVRRLNDPRGLSMTQAIINLARALNLKTVAEGVEDEEAATRLRELGVDYLQGYHFAKPMPREDFERWLAQRNKS comes from the coding sequence ATGATCGGAATTATGTTGATCGGTCTGAGTAGTTATGCCGCTTTCTACCAGCGCGAGGCATCGCAGAAACAGGCGCTTATCGAAGGCTATTATCTTGACAAGTTGCCGCGCCTTGAATCCGAATGGCAAACCGAGGCGGAACAGATCAAGGCGCGCATCGAGTTTTCCCGCATTCTGGAAAACACTGCCGATTTGCGCTGGGCGAAACTGAATGCGCTTCTAAATGCGCAATGGGAATTCATCGAGTTTTCCAACCTTCTGATACTGGATGGACAGGGAAAAGTCTTGTTCCGTTTCGGCACGGAAGCCCATGCTTTGAACAATATTGCCGTGCTCTCATCGGGTTGGCTGTATGCATCGGATCGTGGCGAGTTCTATCAGGTATTTCAACGTCCACTGTGGCTGGGTCAAGGAGGTCAGGGCAGCTTGCTGCTGCTGAAATCCATTAATAATGCCGTGCTGAAGAAACTGGAAATCCCGGAAACCCACTTGCACCTGAAATTCGATAGCGCTCTTCTGGCTTCTTCAAGTGCCTTGCCCAAAGGCGCGACTCCTTTTGACAGCAGTGTGTTCTCTGGAATCAATCCACACTACGTGGAAACGGCTTTGTCCTGGCCGGGTAGCGATAAGCTGCAACTGGTTATCCAGCGTGAAATCCACGCCAGTTTCCCCTTGCCTGATTTTCTGCTGCGGCCGGTTTTGGCCGTGGTATTCGTTGCCATCCTGCTGTGGCTCGGCCTGGGGCGCTGGTTGCAAAGCACTGTCCTGCGGGTGGAAAGCGTGAGTGCGGCGGCCAGTCGATTTGCCGATAGTGGCAGGCTGAGGCTGGCTGAGAGCGAACTCGAGCCGGCGCAAAGCCGGAAAGATGAAATCGGTGATCTGGCTCTCTCATTGCAAAGTCTGATGCAAATAGTCGATACGCGGGAACATGAGCAAAAAGCCTATCTTGGTACGCTGGCTTTGCTGGAAGAGGCAGTGCTGGAACTGGATTGCGATGGGCGTATCCAGCGCGCCAGTCCAGGTTGGTCCACCCTGGCTCATTGTGACGATGCGGTGGGGCGTAAGCTGGATGAATTCATTCATGTCGAAGATCTCGAGGCTTTGCATACCCAGTGCGATAGTTTGATCAGGGGTATGAAAAGCCACATAGGAATGCGTTTGAGGCTGGGTGAGATCGACGGGTTGATGCATAACTCATGGCTGGAGTGCCGCTTCGTCAGCTATTGGGATGAGTCGGGCAAGGTAGCCGGCCTGCGCGGGGTGCTGCGCGATGTCACCCAGACTTATCTGCAAGAGAAGCAAATCTCCCACATGGCTCTCCATGATGCCCTGACTGGACTGCCGAACCGGGTGCTGCTGGAGGACCGTTTCAAGGTCGCCCTGCGCCTGGCTTCGCGCACCGTGCACAAGGTGGGTGTGTGTTTTATCGATCTTGATCATTTCAAGAATATTAACGATACCCTGGGTCACAAAGTGGGCGACAGGTTGCTACAGGCTTTTTCTGAGGTGCTGAATACCCAGCTTCGGGCAGGCGATACGCTGGCGCGCTGGGGTGGGGACGAGTTTGTGCTGCTGCTCCCCGACATGCAGTCAGAGGACTCGGTTCGGGAAACAATCAATAAAGTGAGGGAAGTCATGCAATCGCCACTGAATGTGGACGGCGCCGATTTGTCCGTTACTTTCAGCATGGGTGTGGTGATTTATCCCGATGATGGGGAGGAAGTTGAAACCCTGTTTTCCGAGGCTGACCGCGCGATGTTCTACGCCAAGTCCCAGGGTCGAAATCAGGTGTGCTTCTTCCGCGACATGACCAGCCAGGGCATCGGCAAGAAGGAGCTCTACATTCAAAATCGTTTGGTCAATGCGGTTAATTCCCAGCGCATTCAGGCCTGGTATCAGCCGATTATCGAAGCTTCTACCGGGGCGTGCAGTGGCGTAGAAGTGCTGGCGCGCTGGCACGATGACGAACTGGGCTGGATCGGCCCTGCCACCTTCATTCCGATAGCAGAGAGTATTGGGCTGATCCGGGAGTTAGGGCAGCAGGTATGGCTTGCCAGCTTGGCTGCAGCCGAAAGCTGGCAACGTCAGGGCCTGACTTTGAGCATTGCAGTGAACTTGTCGAAGCGGCAGCTTTTTACGCCTTATTTCACGGAGAAATTGCTGGAAGAGGTGTCCAAACATCAGCTTTCTCCTGGGAGCATCATCCTTGAGGTGACGGAAAGCGTGGCGCTGCTGGATGTGGAGCATGCTGCGGAACGCCTGCAGGAGCTCCAGGAAGCCGGTTTTCGTATTGCTATCGACGATTTCGGTACCGGTTATTCCTCGCTTTCGCAGCTGCATGAAATGCATGTGGACGAACTCAAGATCGATATTTCCTTCGTGCGCCGTCTTAATGACCCGCGTGGTTTGAGCATGACTCAGGCAATCATCAACCTGGCGCGTGCGTTGAACCTGAAGACCGTTGCAGAAGGAGTGGAAGACGAAGAAGCCGCAACCCGATTACGCGAACTGGGGGTGGATTACCTGCAGGGCTACCATTTCGCCAAACCCATGCCGCGCGAGGATTTCGAGCGTTGGCTGGCGCAGCGTAACAAGAGTTAG
- a CDS encoding HEPN domain-containing protein: MNILSEEAAMLYRIAVEDYKAFRKLIDDPEIDLRIAAFFGQQTVEKLFKAVLAGKMAIFPPTHNLVKLAELLQEAGAPSPAPVDVLKRLNPYAVVFRYDDRDIPTISRDSARDQVEILLAWAEQQLQQ, encoded by the coding sequence ATGAACATCCTCTCTGAGGAAGCGGCGATGCTTTATCGCATTGCCGTGGAGGATTACAAGGCGTTTCGCAAGCTTATCGATGATCCGGAAATTGATTTGCGCATCGCCGCCTTCTTTGGGCAGCAAACGGTCGAAAAGCTTTTTAAAGCGGTCCTGGCGGGAAAAATGGCGATATTTCCGCCGACCCATAATCTTGTGAAATTGGCCGAACTCTTGCAGGAAGCTGGTGCGCCGTCTCCAGCACCGGTCGATGTTCTCAAGCGTCTTAATCCCTATGCCGTCGTCTTTCGTTACGATGACAGGGATATCCCGACTATCTCCCGCGATTCGGCGCGTGATCAGGTCGAGATCCTCCTTGCCTGGGCAGAACAACAACTTCAACAATAG
- a CDS encoding nucleotidyltransferase domain-containing protein has product MLKPEVIQEAVRRIVAAAQSPSRVILFGSYARGEAREDSDLDLMVIEDEVADIGEEMIRLQDAIGWLGVDVDVLVYSEAEYEKRKSWCSTPVFWAMREGKVLYEHPL; this is encoded by the coding sequence ATGCTGAAACCAGAAGTCATCCAGGAAGCTGTCCGGCGCATCGTCGCTGCGGCTCAAAGCCCGAGCAGGGTCATTCTGTTTGGCTCATATGCGCGAGGCGAAGCGCGGGAAGATTCAGATCTCGACTTGATGGTCATTGAGGATGAGGTTGCCGACATCGGCGAAGAGATGATCCGGTTGCAGGATGCGATTGGTTGGCTGGGTGTGGATGTTGACGTGCTGGTTTACTCTGAGGCGGAGTACGAGAAAAGGAAGAGCTGGTGTTCGACCCCCGTTTTCTGGGCAATGCGTGAAGGCAAGGTGCTTTATGAACATCCTCTCTGA
- the hemH gene encoding ferrochelatase: MSYRTEPAYRHGTPSRTGVLLINLGTPDAPTAAAVKPYLREFLGDPRVVEIPRALWWLILNGIILNTRPKKSADKYAQIWTKEGSPLLVHTQRQAKLLKGYLNETLKAQSALPLSPTLSHEGERGQTTIPPENGGTDSVLIEFAMRYGNPSVASALEKLKQQNCGRILILPLYPQYAASSTATALDAVFDTLRKMRNMPEIRTVRSFHDHPGYIAALAQSVRDNWMQNGHPDKLVMSFHGVPRYTLDKGDPYHCECHKTGRLLAEALQLKQDQYQISFQSRFGRAEWLKPYTTATLEELGKQGVNRADVICPGFVGDCLETLEEIALEGKASFLGAGGKEFRYIPCLNERNDWIHALSDIVTANLQGWIATEEKEVCAASRNRALAMGAQD; the protein is encoded by the coding sequence GTGTCTTACCGTACCGAACCGGCTTACCGCCATGGCACACCCAGCCGAACCGGCGTTCTCCTGATCAATCTCGGCACGCCTGATGCGCCTACCGCTGCGGCAGTAAAACCTTATCTCAGGGAATTCCTCGGCGACCCGCGCGTGGTGGAAATTCCTCGCGCGCTGTGGTGGCTGATTCTGAACGGCATCATCCTCAACACCCGTCCGAAGAAATCGGCGGATAAATACGCTCAGATCTGGACCAAGGAAGGCTCGCCGCTGCTGGTTCATACCCAGCGACAAGCCAAGCTGCTGAAGGGGTACCTCAATGAAACCCTGAAGGCGCAGTCCGCACTTCCCCTCTCCCCAACCCTCTCCCACGAAGGTGAGAGGGGGCAAACGACTATCCCTCCAGAAAACGGAGGGACAGACTCTGTTTTGATCGAATTCGCCATGCGCTACGGCAATCCTTCGGTCGCATCGGCGCTGGAAAAACTCAAACAGCAGAACTGCGGGCGCATCCTAATTCTCCCGCTTTACCCACAATATGCCGCCAGCTCCACGGCTACAGCTCTGGATGCGGTGTTCGACACCCTGCGCAAGATGCGCAACATGCCGGAAATCCGTACCGTCCGAAGCTTTCACGACCACCCCGGCTACATCGCGGCATTGGCGCAAAGCGTGCGTGACAATTGGATGCAGAATGGCCACCCCGACAAGCTCGTCATGAGTTTCCACGGCGTACCGCGCTACACCCTGGACAAAGGCGACCCCTACCACTGCGAGTGCCATAAAACCGGCCGGTTACTGGCAGAGGCGCTGCAATTGAAACAGGATCAATATCAAATCAGCTTCCAGTCGCGCTTCGGCCGCGCCGAATGGCTCAAGCCCTACACCACGGCAACCCTGGAAGAGCTCGGCAAGCAGGGTGTAAACCGGGCGGATGTCATTTGCCCAGGCTTCGTCGGCGACTGTCTCGAAACCCTGGAGGAAATTGCGCTCGAAGGCAAAGCCTCCTTTCTCGGCGCCGGAGGCAAGGAGTTCCGTTACATTCCCTGCCTTAATGAACGCAACGACTGGATTCACGCCCTGAGCGATATCGTCACCGCAAACCTGCAAGGCTGGATAGCGACGGAAGAGAAAGAGGTCTGTGCCGCCTCCCGCAACCGTGCTCTGGCGATGGGTGCACAAGACTAA